A single Fusobacterium hominis DNA region contains:
- a CDS encoding ABC transporter permease — MNSIAIISLNKFMLIYIALIFILFIMRKFKINQEKLLFLASARMSIQLIIAGYILTYIFKHPSPIFVAIYLLIMVSFAIYRVIGKNADLNRKFKLIIGASLFFSGFLTILFFIYIIIGKSIFNPQYAIPISGMLFGNSMNGTAIAIKTFNNLISAKKLQIKTLVNIGIDPEKILLPFVRESLETALIPTLNSMVGMGIVSLPGMMTGQILSGTLPTTAILYQICITIAITLTVCLSSFFSLYFGQKTLLDSNKQIKI; from the coding sequence ATGAATAGTATTGCAATAATAAGCCTTAATAAATTTATGCTCATTTATATAGCATTAATATTTATTCTTTTTATTATGAGAAAATTTAAAATTAACCAAGAAAAATTACTTTTTCTTGCAAGTGCTAGAATGTCTATCCAATTGATTATAGCTGGATATATACTTACATATATTTTTAAACATCCATCTCCTATATTTGTAGCTATTTACCTTTTAATCATGGTATCTTTTGCTATCTATAGAGTCATTGGAAAAAATGCAGATTTAAACCGAAAATTTAAGTTAATTATTGGTGCTTCTTTATTTTTTTCAGGATTTTTAACTATTCTTTTCTTTATATATATAATAATTGGAAAAAGTATTTTTAATCCACAATATGCTATTCCCATAAGCGGTATGTTATTTGGCAACTCAATGAATGGTACAGCTATTGCTATAAAAACATTTAATAACTTAATTTCGGCTAAAAAATTACAAATAAAAACTCTAGTCAATATAGGTATAGATCCAGAAAAAATTCTCCTTCCTTTTGTGAGAGAATCTCTTGAAACAGCTTTAATTCCTACCTTAAATTCTATGGTTGGAATGGGAATTGTTTCTCTTCCTGGAATGATGACTGGACAAATTTTATCTGGAACACTTCCTACTACTGCTATTTTATATCAAATATGTATCACAATAGCTATTACACTAACTGTTTGTCTAAGTTCATTTTTCTCTCTATACTTTGGTCAAAAAACATTACTAGATAGTAACAAACAAATTAAAATATAA
- a CDS encoding lipid-A-disaccharide synthase N-terminal domain-containing protein — protein MIDAKSIMIIGFIGQGMFSMRFIVQWIASERAKKSVIPFSFWLFSLAGSVVLLTYAIFRKDIVFTLGQLPGLFIYSRNIWLIKKGEKNK, from the coding sequence ATGATTGATGCTAAATCTATTATGATAATTGGATTTATTGGACAGGGAATGTTTTCAATGAGATTTATTGTTCAATGGATAGCAAGTGAAAGAGCTAAAAAAAGTGTAATTCCATTTTCATTTTGGCTTTTTAGTCTTGCTGGTAGTGTCGTCCTTTTAACTTATGCTATTTTTAGAAAAGATATTGTATTTACTTTAGGACAACTTCCTGGACTTTTTATATATTCAAGAAATATTTGGCTTATAAAGAAAGGAGAAAAAAATAAGTGA
- a CDS encoding ABC transporter ATP-binding protein produces MIILSTKDIVASDVIKYPNIYIPQYKVTFITGPSGCGKTTLFKIFNRTFDFKEGEVFYKNNNLLNMDPLKLRKSIILAGQDSFLFEGTTRENFQKFYEYRDIPQLSDEQIQYYLKLTLVNASLDTLCETLSGGQRHRIFISIMCSFKPDVILLDEPTAALDENTASCFLNNIINFCKLEKITPVIISHSNKLTQDFADHIINLGGHNE; encoded by the coding sequence ATGATAATATTATCAACAAAAGATATAGTAGCTTCTGATGTAATAAAATATCCCAACATCTATATTCCACAGTATAAAGTTACATTTATAACTGGTCCAAGTGGTTGTGGAAAAACAACACTTTTTAAAATTTTTAATAGAACTTTTGATTTTAAAGAAGGGGAAGTTTTTTATAAAAATAATAATCTTCTTAATATGGACCCTTTAAAATTACGAAAATCAATTATTCTAGCTGGACAAGACTCTTTTTTATTTGAAGGAACTACTAGAGAAAATTTTCAAAAATTTTATGAATATAGAGATATTCCACAACTATCTGATGAACAAATACAATATTATCTAAAATTAACCCTTGTAAATGCGTCTTTAGATACGCTATGTGAAACTTTATCTGGAGGGCAACGTCACAGAATTTTTATTTCAATAATGTGTTCTTTTAAACCTGATGTTATTCTTTTAGATGAACCAACAGCAGCATTAGATGAAAATACAGCTTCTTGCTTTTTAAATAATATAATTAATTTTTGCAAACTAGAAAAAATAACTCCTGTTATTATTTCTCATTCTAATAAATTGACCCAAGATTTTGCTGATCATATTATTAATCTAGGAGGACACAATGAATAG
- the hrcA gene encoding heat-inducible transcriptional repressor HrcA — protein MSITEREKLVLNAIVNYYLNFGDTIGSRTLVKKYGIDLSSATIRNVMADLEDMGYIAKTHTSSGRIPTDKGYKYYLDELLKIEKLTKQEKENIELVYENRVNELDMLLQQTSSLLSRLTTYAGIAMEPSGMIEKVKRVELIYVDEYMIMAVIIFENRVVKTRKILLTSPIYKDELDTLAQEINELIKDRNVGLQEIERYILEKKKLVPKAAESYDEQGKLFINNVPSIFRDKHVNEISDALELFHHRDDIRGLFEQIISSKNTPAGSVNVIFGDELGVKGLEDFSFVYSTYKVGESTGIIGVIGPKRMAYSKTMGLIKYVTQEVDKVINDNKKIERKEETDVQ, from the coding sequence ATGTCTATTACAGAAAGAGAAAAACTTGTATTAAATGCTATAGTTAATTATTACCTGAATTTTGGTGATACTATAGGTTCCAGAACATTAGTAAAAAAATATGGGATTGATTTATCATCAGCTACAATTAGAAACGTAATGGCTGACTTAGAAGATATGGGGTATATTGCAAAAACTCATACATCTTCTGGAAGAATTCCAACAGATAAGGGATATAAATATTATCTTGACGAGCTTTTAAAGATTGAAAAACTTACAAAGCAAGAAAAAGAAAATATAGAACTTGTTTATGAAAATCGTGTAAACGAGTTGGATATGCTTCTACAGCAAACTTCGTCTTTACTTTCAAGACTCACTACATATGCTGGAATCGCTATGGAGCCTAGTGGTATGATAGAAAAGGTTAAAAGAGTTGAGCTGATATATGTGGATGAGTATATGATAATGGCGGTAATCATATTTGAAAATAGAGTAGTTAAAACTAGAAAAATATTATTAACAAGCCCTATTTACAAAGATGAATTAGATACTTTAGCACAGGAGATCAATGAACTTATAAAAGATCGTAATGTTGGACTTCAAGAGATTGAAAGGTATATACTTGAGAAAAAGAAACTTGTTCCAAAAGCTGCTGAAAGCTATGATGAACAAGGAAAACTTTTTATAAACAATGTACCAAGTATTTTTAGAGATAAACATGTAAATGAAATATCAGATGCTTTAGAGTTATTTCATCATAGAGATGATATACGTGGACTATTTGAACAGATTATAAGTAGTAAGAATACTCCAGCTGGTTCTGTAAATGTTATTTTTGGTGATGAACTAGGAGTAAAAGGACTTGAAGATTTTAGTTTTGTATATTCAACCTATAAGGTTGGAGAATCAACAGGTATTATTGGAGTAATAGGTCCTAAAAGAATGGCTTATTCTAAGACCATGGGACTTATAAAGTATGTAACTCAAGAAGTAGATAAAGTAATAAATGACAATAAAAAAATTGAAAGAAAGGAAGAGACGGATGTTCAGTAA
- the grpE gene encoding nucleotide exchange factor GrpE, with protein sequence MFSKKEKDINEEIKEATEIKEEKKCDCGDDCECSCKHEETQEDIIAKKDEEIGKLKAEVEDWKQSYLRKQAEFQNFTKRKEKEMEELRQFASEKVITKLLSGLDNLERAISASEETKDFDGLVKGVEMILGQLKNIMETEGVEPITSEGQYDPVYHHAVMVEDNPEYEDDHIILELQKGYTMKGKVIRPSMVKVCKKG encoded by the coding sequence ATGTTCAGTAAAAAAGAAAAAGATATAAACGAAGAAATCAAAGAAGCAACTGAAATAAAAGAAGAGAAAAAATGTGATTGTGGAGACGATTGTGAATGCAGTTGTAAACATGAAGAAACACAAGAAGATATAATTGCTAAAAAAGATGAAGAGATAGGAAAATTAAAAGCTGAAGTTGAAGATTGGAAACAATCTTATCTTAGAAAACAAGCTGAATTCCAAAACTTCACAAAGAGAAAAGAAAAAGAAATGGAAGAATTAAGACAATTTGCTTCTGAAAAAGTTATTACTAAACTTTTATCAGGGCTTGATAATCTTGAAAGAGCTATTTCTGCTTCAGAAGAAACTAAAGATTTCGATGGACTTGTAAAAGGTGTTGAAATGATTTTAGGACAATTGAAAAATATAATGGAAACAGAAGGTGTTGAACCAATAACTAGTGAAGGGCAATATGATCCAGTTTATCACCATGCAGTTATGGTAGAGGATAATCCTGAATATGAAGATGATCATATTATATTAGAACTTCAAAAAGGATATACTATGAAGGGAAAAGTAATTAGACCTTCAATGGTAAAAGTTTGTAAAAAAGGGTAA
- a CDS encoding sensor histidine kinase, protein MKKISEELYKTYFHLIILFAISYIGILLFFISYIDRDANGDLRALDSFITYEVSEFDKKIHLGKTLPELFDDALEECPDILGTNVIFLYKGQIFVKNDEDLKILDKVDLEEHSGKIRSYGYFNYQYLTKYISVKGKAPIYVILLKDMRNERRMVVNLLIVSLIIGFITLYAGVNISRKFYAKFEDSLKKLKHTTNSINLDTLGDKFTTDNNFIEFDTIMSSYKKMLKRLKDQTDVQIDFVNNASHELKTPIFIISGYINMIKRWGLENKEITKEAITAIDDEVKTMSKLMTKLLFLAKGDVNEIDNSKIEIVSLFNDIIQELSIIYPKQEIDLDVRNIVIYSDEFLLRQLFLNLIENAIKYGKGQKITIRGFLDNGLRIEIMDRGEGIGEDDLKYIYDKFFRVDKGRSREMGSHGLGLAIVKKITEVLNIDINIVSKLDIGTRVILNIPLEK, encoded by the coding sequence ATGAAAAAAATATCAGAAGAATTGTATAAAACCTACTTTCATTTGATAATATTATTTGCAATATCTTATATAGGAATATTGCTATTTTTTATTTCGTATATTGATAGAGATGCAAATGGTGATTTAAGAGCATTAGATAGTTTTATAACCTATGAAGTAAGTGAATTTGATAAAAAAATACATTTGGGAAAAACTTTGCCAGAATTATTTGATGATGCTTTAGAAGAATGTCCTGATATTTTAGGAACAAATGTAATATTTCTATATAAAGGGCAGATATTTGTAAAAAATGATGAAGATTTAAAAATATTAGATAAAGTAGATTTAGAAGAACATAGTGGCAAAATAAGAAGTTATGGATATTTTAACTATCAGTATTTGACAAAGTATATTTCTGTAAAGGGAAAAGCACCAATATATGTAATTTTACTAAAAGATATGAGAAATGAAAGACGTATGGTAGTTAATTTATTAATTGTTTCATTAATTATAGGTTTTATAACTTTATATGCAGGTGTAAATATCTCAAGGAAATTTTATGCTAAATTTGAGGATTCTTTAAAAAAATTAAAGCATACAACAAATAGTATAAATCTTGATACCTTAGGAGATAAATTTACTACAGATAACAACTTTATAGAATTTGATACAATTATGAGTTCATATAAAAAGATGCTAAAAAGATTAAAGGACCAAACAGATGTTCAAATAGATTTTGTAAATAATGCATCACATGAGTTAAAAACTCCTATTTTTATAATAAGTGGATATATTAATATGATAAAAAGATGGGGGCTAGAAAATAAAGAAATTACTAAAGAGGCTATTACAGCTATAGATGATGAAGTAAAAACAATGTCTAAGTTAATGACTAAATTACTTTTTTTAGCTAAAGGCGATGTAAATGAAATAGATAATAGTAAAATTGAAATAGTTAGCTTGTTTAATGACATAATTCAAGAATTATCTATAATTTATCCAAAGCAAGAAATAGATTTAGATGTGAGAAATATAGTTATATATTCAGATGAATTTTTACTGAGACAGTTATTTTTAAATCTTATAGAAAATGCTATAAAATATGGAAAAGGACAAAAAATAACTATTAGAGGTTTTCTAGATAATGGATTGAGAATAGAGATAATGGATAGAGGAGAGGGAATAGGAGAAGATGACTTAAAATATATATATGATAAATTCTTTAGAGTAGATAAAGGTAGAAGTAGAGAAATGGGAAGTCATGGACTTGGGCTTGCTATTGTTAAAAAAATCACAGAAGTTTTAAATATCGATATAAATATAGTTAGTAAACTAGATATTGGAACTAGAGTTATTTTAAATATTCCATTAGAAAAATAG
- a CDS encoding glycosyltransferase family 2 protein produces MNRISVIAPVYNEKDNIVRFITQVEESLKKGFSSYEIILVDDGSTDGSREILDRESSKNGHVRVFHFTKNNGQTAALAAGFKVATGNLVVTMDSDLQTTPEDIYTLLPYLDKYDMVNGKRETREDGIKRKISSFVGNSIRNLITGDNIQDTGCPLKLFKKEVTDSYYLYEGMHRFLPTLAKINGFKVIEVPVRHYDREFGTSKYGVWNRLFKGLKDAFAVRWMKKRKLKYVIEGTDTK; encoded by the coding sequence ATGAATCGTATTTCGGTGATTGCACCTGTCTATAATGAAAAAGACAACATTGTAAGATTTATAACACAAGTAGAAGAAAGTTTAAAAAAAGGATTTTCATCATATGAAATTATATTAGTTGATGATGGAAGTACAGATGGAAGTCGTGAAATTTTAGATAGGGAATCATCTAAAAACGGACATGTAAGAGTTTTTCATTTCACTAAAAACAATGGTCAAACTGCAGCTCTTGCTGCTGGATTTAAAGTTGCTACTGGTAATTTAGTAGTCACTATGGATTCTGACCTTCAAACAACACCTGAAGATATATATACTCTTTTACCTTATCTTGATAAATATGATATGGTAAATGGAAAAAGAGAAACTAGAGAGGATGGAATCAAAAGAAAAATTTCATCATTTGTTGGAAATTCTATTAGAAACTTAATAACTGGAGATAATATCCAAGATACAGGTTGTCCTTTAAAACTATTTAAAAAAGAGGTAACTGATAGCTATTATCTATATGAAGGAATGCACAGATTTTTACCTACTCTTGCCAAAATTAATGGATTTAAAGTTATTGAAGTCCCAGTAAGACATTATGATAGAGAATTTGGAACATCTAAATATGGTGTTTGGAATAGACTTTTTAAAGGTTTAAAAGATGCTTTTGCTGTAAGATGGATGAAAAAAAGAAAATTAAAATATGTTATCGAAGGGACTGATACAAAATGA
- a CDS encoding response regulator transcription factor, whose translation MKKILILEDDIKIRRILQLELEHEGYEVVQAKDGIEGLEKFKNEYFDLILLDLMMPNLSGEEVCKKIRSTSQIPIIVLTAKEQLLSKVSLLDMGADDYITKPFEIEELFARMRVALRNKKTYITEDLITYENLKINKELKKFYKNDEEIVLTKREYALLEYFMLNKEIVVSREKILENVWGYDFDGDEKIIDVYVNILRKKIESENEKYIHSVRGFGYIFKKKGA comes from the coding sequence ATGAAAAAAATATTAATATTAGAAGATGATATAAAAATTAGAAGGATATTACAACTTGAGCTAGAACATGAAGGGTACGAAGTTGTTCAGGCAAAAGATGGGATAGAAGGGTTAGAAAAATTTAAAAATGAATATTTTGATTTAATTTTATTAGACCTTATGATGCCAAATTTGTCTGGTGAAGAGGTATGTAAAAAAATACGTTCAACATCTCAAATTCCAATAATTGTGCTAACAGCTAAAGAACAACTTTTAAGTAAAGTATCATTATTAGATATGGGAGCAGATGATTATATAACTAAACCTTTTGAAATAGAAGAACTGTTTGCTCGTATGAGAGTTGCCTTAAGAAATAAAAAAACATATATCACAGAAGATTTAATAACTTATGAAAATCTTAAAATAAATAAAGAGTTAAAAAAATTCTATAAAAATGATGAAGAGATTGTATTAACAAAAAGAGAGTATGCTCTTTTAGAGTATTTTATGTTAAATAAAGAAATAGTAGTTTCTAGGGAGAAAATTCTTGAAAATGTGTGGGGATATGATTTTGATGGAGATGAGAAAATAATAGATGTATATGTAAATATTTTAAGAAAAAAAATAGAAAGTGAAAATGAGAAATATATACATAGTGTTAGGGGCTTTGGTTATATTTTTAAGAAAAAAGGAGCTTAA
- a CDS encoding aldose 1-epimerase family protein: MEIKINNGLLEARIDTLGAELVSLKELNSGMEYIWQKDPKFWNKSSPVLFPFVGGLKDNKYSYNGKEYFLDTRHGFARDYEFQVVKKEDTCAEFLFQSNEKTRLVYPFDFKLYLKYKLEEKKLIIEYRVENLEDEKMYFSLGAHPAFSTPVGDKLNFEDYYIEFENQETGFLNTLNGSLIDSQKKIKGFDGKKIVLTKDRFENDAMIIENPSSKKVYIKNDKSGYKLGFKYDGFKYIAFWNVPGAQYVCLEPWNGISDYDNCSGKLEDKKGIEVLNGKEKFIRTLEIEIL, translated from the coding sequence ATGGAAATCAAAATAAATAATGGACTACTAGAAGCTAGAATAGATACTTTAGGTGCAGAGTTAGTAAGCCTTAAAGAACTTAATTCTGGAATGGAGTATATATGGCAAAAAGACCCAAAATTTTGGAATAAATCTTCTCCTGTATTATTTCCATTTGTTGGAGGATTAAAGGATAATAAATATTCTTATAATGGAAAGGAATATTTTTTAGATACAAGACATGGTTTTGCTAGAGATTATGAATTTCAAGTAGTAAAAAAAGAGGATACATGTGCAGAATTTTTGTTTCAATCAAATGAAAAAACAAGATTAGTTTATCCTTTTGATTTTAAACTTTATTTAAAATATAAATTAGAAGAGAAAAAATTAATAATAGAATATAGAGTAGAAAATTTAGAGGATGAGAAGATGTATTTTTCACTTGGAGCTCATCCAGCATTTTCAACACCTGTTGGAGATAAACTTAATTTTGAAGACTATTATATAGAATTTGAAAATCAGGAAACAGGTTTTTTAAATACCTTAAATGGATCACTTATTGATTCACAAAAGAAAATTAAAGGTTTTGATGGAAAAAAAATAGTTCTTACAAAAGATAGATTTGAAAATGATGCTATGATAATAGAAAATCCAAGTTCTAAAAAGGTGTATATAAAAAATGATAAGTCAGGTTATAAACTAGGATTTAAATATGACGGTTTTAAATATATCGCATTTTGGAATGTACCGGGAGCACAATATGTTTGTTTAGAGCCTTGGAATGGAATATCTGACTATGATAATTGTAGTGGAAAATTAGAAGATAAAAAAGGAATAGAAGTATTAAATGGAAAAGAAAAGTTTATAAGAACTTTAGAAATAGAAATTTTATAA
- the dnaK gene encoding molecular chaperone DnaK gives MSKIIGIDLGTTNSCVAVMEGGNVTIIPNSEGARTTPSVVNIKENGEIIVGEIAKRQAITNPTSTVSSIKTHMGTDYKVEIFGKKYTPQEISAMILKKLKKDAEGYLGEEVKEAVITVPAYFTDSQRQATKDAGVIAGLEVKRIINEPTAAALAYGLEKKKEEKVLVFDLGGGTFDVSVLEIADGVIEVIATAGNNHLGGDDFDNEIIKWLTSEFKKETGIDLSNDKMAYQRLKDAAEKAKKELSSMMETSISLPFITMDASGPKHLEMKLTRAKFNDLTKHLVEATQVPTKTALNDAHLTPADINEILLVGGSTRIPAVQEWVESFFGKKPNKGINPDEVVAAGAAIQGGVLMGDVKDVLLLDVTPLSLGIETLGGVFTKMIEKNTTIPVKKSQIYSTAVDNQPAVTINVLQGERAKAADNHKLGEFNLEGIPAAPRGVPQIEVTFDIDANGIVHVSAKDLGTGKENTVTISGSSNLSKEDIERMTREAEANEAEDKKFKELVETRNKADMLIASTEKSLKEYGDKASEQEKKDIEAAIEELKKVKDGEDKEAIDKAMEHLSQVAHKFAEEIYKEAQAKAQAQGQAGPAPEDKKADDDVAEAEIVD, from the coding sequence ATGAGTAAAATAATAGGAATTGACTTAGGAACAACAAACTCTTGCGTAGCAGTTATGGAAGGTGGAAACGTAACAATAATACCTAACTCTGAAGGAGCAAGAACTACACCATCAGTTGTAAACATAAAAGAAAATGGAGAAATTATCGTAGGGGAAATTGCAAAAAGACAAGCTATAACAAATCCAACTTCAACAGTAAGTTCAATAAAAACTCATATGGGAACTGACTATAAAGTTGAAATATTTGGAAAAAAATATACTCCTCAAGAAATATCAGCAATGATTTTAAAGAAGCTTAAAAAAGATGCTGAAGGATATTTAGGAGAAGAAGTAAAAGAAGCAGTTATCACTGTACCAGCTTATTTTACTGACTCACAAAGACAAGCTACTAAAGATGCTGGAGTTATTGCAGGACTTGAAGTAAAAAGAATAATCAACGAACCTACTGCAGCAGCTCTTGCTTATGGACTAGAAAAGAAAAAAGAAGAAAAAGTTCTTGTATTTGACCTTGGAGGAGGAACATTTGACGTATCTGTTCTAGAAATTGCAGATGGAGTAATTGAAGTTATTGCTACTGCAGGAAACAACCACCTAGGAGGCGACGATTTCGACAACGAAATAATCAAATGGTTAACTTCTGAATTCAAAAAAGAAACAGGAATTGATCTTTCAAATGATAAAATGGCTTACCAAAGATTAAAAGATGCAGCTGAAAAAGCTAAAAAAGAACTTTCTTCAATGATGGAAACTTCTATTTCATTACCATTTATCACAATGGATGCATCAGGACCTAAACATTTAGAAATGAAATTAACAAGAGCTAAATTTAATGATTTAACAAAACACTTAGTAGAAGCTACACAAGTTCCTACAAAAACAGCTTTAAATGATGCTCACTTAACACCAGCAGATATAAATGAAATTCTTCTAGTTGGAGGATCTACAAGAATACCTGCAGTTCAAGAATGGGTAGAATCATTCTTCGGTAAAAAACCAAATAAAGGAATCAATCCAGACGAAGTAGTTGCAGCAGGAGCAGCAATTCAAGGTGGAGTTTTAATGGGAGACGTAAAAGACGTATTACTATTAGACGTAACTCCATTATCATTAGGAATTGAAACTCTAGGTGGAGTATTTACAAAAATGATTGAGAAAAATACAACTATACCAGTTAAAAAATCTCAAATTTACTCTACTGCAGTAGATAACCAACCAGCAGTTACAATAAATGTATTACAAGGAGAAAGAGCTAAAGCAGCTGATAACCATAAATTAGGAGAATTTAACCTAGAAGGAATCCCAGCAGCTCCAAGAGGAGTACCTCAAATCGAAGTAACATTTGATATTGACGCAAACGGAATTGTTCACGTATCAGCAAAAGATTTAGGAACTGGAAAAGAAAACACAGTAACTATTTCTGGATCAAGCAACCTTTCTAAAGAAGATATTGAAAGAATGACAAGAGAAGCTGAAGCTAATGAAGCTGAAGATAAAAAATTCAAAGAATTAGTAGAAACTAGAAATAAAGCAGATATGTTAATTGCTTCTACTGAAAAATCACTAAAAGAATATGGTGATAAAGCAAGTGAACAAGAGAAAAAAGATATTGAAGCAGCTATCGAAGAACTTAAAAAAGTAAAAGATGGAGAAGATAAAGAAGCTATAGATAAAGCTATGGAACACTTATCTCAAGTTGCTCACAAATTTGCTGAAGAAATCTATAAAGAAGCTCAAGCAAAAGCACAAGCTCAAGGACAAGCTGGACCAGCTCCAGAAGACAAAAAAGCAGATGACGATGTAGCTGAAGCTGAAATTGTTGACTAA
- a CDS encoding ArnT family glycosyltransferase has product MIFKNVKDKKYIFTLLIISIISFFSNIWVRDADLMEQRNFITAREMIKNGNYFVTTLNNNLRFEKPPLPTWLTAFVMKITNNFADEWVLRIPAALTGILLVFFIYYMVKLLTNSSTKAFFSAFVAETMFMLIKTSNENSWDIYTYSFAFGGILFLLYGFKYNKISYYISSGIFLAFSIMSKGPVGIYGIFIPFIISYMWAFGIKEFKENWKNILLMLVVTIVLASIWPVAMYLKYPDYFLSILNKEQNTWSNRHTQSVIFYLDYFIYTGVWIFFSIIAFFKNWKTLKQDKYSKFIFIWNILVIIFLSAIKMKKKRYGIPIYVTTSLNIGFICSYYWTTLWTNLKKYDRVLLYIQSGFIILVSLAISILFLIESFYYKRLNPFYAIVSSIIYFIILYTIVKLFKFRKNLVGRFIIIVSGLFMILVNINASWYIDTNLLHKKTTNNYLTARLLRQEPPKLDIYSTNFSVDDIWNAGKQIKPFDNNFNFPNKLIILGEIPENLKDDYNIRKTKIFSDNEGDILKLYYLKKKER; this is encoded by the coding sequence GTGATATTTAAAAATGTAAAAGATAAAAAATATATTTTTACACTTTTAATAATCTCTATAATCTCATTTTTTTCTAATATATGGGTAAGAGATGCAGACCTTATGGAACAACGTAATTTCATAACAGCAAGAGAAATGATAAAAAATGGAAATTATTTTGTTACAACTTTAAATAACAATTTAAGATTTGAAAAGCCACCTCTTCCAACTTGGCTAACAGCATTTGTTATGAAAATAACTAATAATTTTGCTGATGAATGGGTTTTGCGTATTCCTGCTGCACTGACAGGAATTTTGCTCGTATTTTTTATATATTACATGGTAAAACTACTAACTAATAGTTCAACAAAAGCTTTCTTTTCTGCTTTTGTAGCTGAAACAATGTTTATGCTCATAAAAACATCAAATGAAAATAGTTGGGATATATATACTTATTCTTTTGCTTTTGGTGGCATATTATTTTTACTATATGGATTTAAATATAATAAAATTAGCTATTATATAAGTAGTGGAATATTTTTAGCATTTTCTATTATGAGCAAAGGTCCTGTTGGAATTTATGGAATTTTTATTCCTTTTATTATAAGTTACATGTGGGCTTTTGGTATAAAAGAATTTAAAGAAAATTGGAAAAATATCCTTCTTATGCTGGTAGTTACTATAGTATTAGCAAGTATTTGGCCTGTTGCAATGTATTTAAAATATCCAGATTATTTTTTAAGTATTTTAAATAAAGAGCAAAATACTTGGTCAAATAGACATACTCAAAGTGTAATCTTTTATCTAGATTATTTTATTTACACTGGTGTTTGGATATTTTTTTCAATAATAGCTTTTTTTAAAAATTGGAAAACTTTAAAACAAGATAAATACTCTAAATTTATATTCATTTGGAACATATTAGTCATTATATTTTTATCAGCTATAAAGATGAAAAAAAAGAGATATGGTATTCCTATCTATGTTACTACATCTCTAAATATTGGATTTATCTGTAGTTACTACTGGACTACCCTTTGGACTAATTTAAAAAAATATGATAGAGTTTTATTATATATTCAAAGTGGATTTATCATATTAGTATCACTAGCAATCTCTATATTATTTCTTATTGAAAGCTTTTACTATAAAAGACTAAATCCATTTTATGCAATTGTAAGTTCTATTATATATTTTATAATTTTATATACAATTGTAAAATTGTTTAAATTTAGAAAAAATTTAGTTGGAAGATTTATTATAATCGTCAGTGGATTATTTATGATTCTTGTAAATATAAATGCTAGTTGGTATATCGATACAAATTTATTGCATAAAAAAACTACTAATAACTATTTGACAGCAAGACTTTTACGACAAGAACCACCAAAATTAGATATCTACTCAACTAATTTCTCTGTAGATGATATTTGGAATGCTGGAAAACAAATTAAACCTTTTGATAATAATTTCAACTTTCCAAATAAGCTTATAATATTAGGAGAAATTCCTGAAAATTTAAAAGATGATTATAATATTCGGAAAACTAAAATATTTTCAGATAACGAAGGCGATATTTTAAAGTTATATTATTTAAAGAAAAAGGAGAGATAG